A single region of the Pseudomonas sp. GGS8 genome encodes:
- the astD gene encoding succinylglutamate-semialdehyde dehydrogenase: protein MMNSLYIAGEWLAGQGESFQSVNPVTQQVLWAGEGATAAQVESAVQAARQAFPGWARRTLEERISVLEAFAAALKNHADELARTIGEETGKPLWEAATEVTSMVNKIAISVQSYRERTGEKSGPLGDATAVLRHKPHGVVAVFGPYNFPGHLPNGHIVPALLAGNSVLFKPSELTPKVAELTVKCWIEAGLPGGVLNLLQGARETGIALAANPGIDGLFFTGSSRTGNHLHKQFSGRPDKILALEMGGNNPLVVDQVADLDAAVYTIIQSAFISAGQRCTCARRLLVPQGAWGDTLLARLVAVSSTLSVGAFDQQPAPFMGSVISLGAAKALMEAQEHLLANGAVALLEMTQPQAQSALLTPGILDVTAVADRPDEELFGPLLQVIRYADFEAAITEANDTAYGLAAGLLSDSEARYQQFWLESRAGIVNWNKQLTGAASSAPFGGVGASGNHRASAYYAADYCAYPVASLETPSLVMPAALTPGVKMA, encoded by the coding sequence ATAATGAATTCGCTATACATCGCCGGTGAATGGCTGGCCGGTCAGGGTGAAAGCTTTCAATCGGTGAACCCGGTGACCCAGCAAGTGCTGTGGGCCGGTGAAGGCGCCACCGCCGCTCAGGTCGAGTCGGCCGTGCAAGCCGCGCGTCAGGCGTTCCCGGGCTGGGCCCGCCGTACCCTGGAAGAGCGCATCAGCGTACTGGAAGCCTTTGCCGCCGCGCTGAAGAATCACGCTGACGAACTGGCTCGCACCATTGGTGAAGAAACCGGTAAACCCTTGTGGGAAGCGGCGACTGAAGTCACCAGCATGGTCAACAAGATTGCCATCTCGGTGCAGAGCTACCGCGAACGGACCGGTGAGAAGAGCGGCCCGTTGGGTGACGCCACCGCGGTATTGCGTCACAAGCCACACGGTGTGGTGGCGGTGTTCGGCCCTTACAACTTCCCTGGTCACTTGCCGAACGGTCACATCGTGCCGGCGCTGCTGGCCGGTAACAGCGTGCTGTTCAAACCCAGCGAACTGACGCCGAAAGTCGCCGAGCTGACGGTCAAGTGCTGGATCGAAGCCGGTCTGCCGGGCGGCGTGCTGAACCTGCTGCAAGGTGCTCGCGAAACCGGTATCGCCCTGGCGGCGAACCCGGGCATCGACGGTCTGTTCTTCACCGGTTCCAGCCGTACCGGCAATCATCTGCACAAGCAGTTTTCCGGTCGTCCAGACAAAATCCTCGCGCTGGAAATGGGCGGTAACAACCCGCTGGTGGTGGATCAGGTTGCGGATCTCGATGCGGCCGTTTACACCATCATTCAGTCGGCCTTCATTTCTGCCGGCCAGCGTTGCACCTGCGCTCGTCGCTTGCTGGTGCCGCAAGGCGCCTGGGGCGATACGCTGCTGGCGCGTCTGGTGGCGGTCAGCTCGACCCTTTCAGTCGGTGCATTTGATCAGCAACCAGCGCCGTTCATGGGCTCGGTGATTTCCCTCGGCGCTGCGAAAGCCCTGATGGAAGCGCAAGAGCATCTGCTGGCCAACGGCGCTGTGGCGCTGTTGGAAATGACTCAGCCTCAGGCTCAGTCAGCCTTGCTGACCCCAGGTATTCTGGACGTGACAGCGGTTGCCGATCGTCCTGACGAAGAGCTGTTCGGTCCGCTGCTGCAAGTGATCCGCTACGCTGATTTTGAAGCGGCGATCACTGAAGCCAACGACACCGCTTATGGCCTGGCGGCTGGCCTGCTGTCGGATTCCGAAGCGCGTTATCAGCAGTTCTGGCTGGAAAGCCGCGCGGGTATCGTCAACTGGAACAAGCAGTTGACCGGTGCAGCGAGCAGCGCACCCTTCGGCGGCGTCGGCGCCTCGGGCAACCACCGCGCCAGCGCCTACTACGCCGCGGATTACTGCGCGTACCCGGTGGCCTCGCTGGAAACCCCGAGCCTGGTGATGCCTGCCGCTCTCACGCCTGGCGTGAAGATGGCGTAA
- the astA gene encoding arginine N-succinyltransferase, producing the protein MIVRPVRSSDLPALIDLARSTGTGLTTLPANEERLAHRVGWAEKTFRGEAGRGDADYLFVLEDDNGRVVGISAIAGAVGLREPWYNFRVGLTVSASQELNIYREIPTLFLANDLTGNSELCSLFLHADYRSGLNGRMLAKARLLFIAEFPQLFGNKIIAEMRGMSDEAGRSPFWESLGRHFFKMEFSQADYLTGVGNKAFIAELMPKFPLYTCFLSPDARNVIGQVHPDTEPALAMLKSEGFSYQGYVDIFDAGPAVECETAKIRAVRDSQALVLAIGTPGDDATPFLIHNRKREDCRITAAPARFAAGTLVVDPLTAKRLQLNAGDQVRAVPLSAARESK; encoded by the coding sequence ATGATCGTTCGTCCCGTACGCAGCAGCGATTTACCCGCTCTGATCGACCTGGCCCGCAGCACCGGCACCGGCTTGACCACCTTGCCGGCCAACGAAGAACGTCTGGCCCATCGGGTTGGCTGGGCCGAGAAAACCTTCCGCGGCGAAGCCGGGCGGGGCGATGCGGACTATCTGTTCGTACTCGAAGACGACAATGGCCGCGTGGTGGGTATTTCCGCGATTGCCGGTGCCGTCGGCCTGCGTGAGCCCTGGTACAACTTCCGGGTGGGCCTGACGGTTAGCGCCTCGCAAGAGCTGAACATCTACCGCGAAATTCCGACGCTGTTCCTGGCCAACGACCTGACCGGCAACTCTGAACTGTGCTCGCTGTTCCTGCACGCCGATTACCGCAGTGGCCTCAACGGCCGCATGCTGGCCAAGGCGCGGCTGCTGTTCATCGCCGAGTTCCCGCAACTGTTCGGCAACAAAATCATCGCTGAAATGCGCGGCATGTCCGACGAAGCCGGGCGTTCGCCGTTCTGGGAAAGCCTGGGGCGGCATTTCTTCAAGATGGAATTCAGCCAGGCCGATTACCTCACTGGCGTGGGCAACAAGGCGTTCATCGCCGAACTGATGCCGAAATTCCCGCTGTACACCTGCTTCCTGTCGCCAGACGCGCGCAACGTGATCGGCCAGGTTCACCCGGACACCGAGCCGGCCCTGGCGATGCTCAAGAGTGAAGGTTTCAGTTACCAAGGCTACGTCGACATCTTCGACGCCGGTCCTGCGGTGGAATGCGAAACCGCCAAGATCCGCGCGGTGCGCGACAGCCAGGCGCTGGTGCTGGCCATCGGCACCCCGGGTGACGACGCCACGCCATTCCTGATCCATAACCGCAAGCGCGAAGACTGCCGGATCACTGCCGCGCCAGCACGCTTCGCCGCCGGCACGTTGGTGGTCGATCCGCTGACCGCCAAACGTCTTCAACTCAACGCTGGCGATCAAGTGCGCGCCGTTCCGTTGTCTGCAGCTCGGGAGTCGAAATAA
- the aruF gene encoding arginine/ornithine succinyltransferase subunit alpha, whose amino-acid sequence MLVMRPAQMADLGEVQRLAADSPIGVTSLPDDVERLSDKIAASEASFAAEVSFNGEESYFFVLEDTATGKLVGCSAIVASAGYSEPFYSFRNETFVHASRELKIHNKIHVLSQCHDLTGNSLLTSFYVQRELVGTPWAELNSRGRLLFVASHPERFADSVVTEIVGYSDENGDSPFWDAIGRNFFDLNYAEAERLCGLKSRTFLAELMPHYPIYVPLLPDSAQEAMGQVHPRAQITFDILMREGFETDHYIDIFDGGPTLHARVSGIRSIAQSRVVPVKIGEPVKGAGRQYLVANAQLQDYRAVLLELDYAPGKPVTLDLEAAEALGVGEGASVRLVAV is encoded by the coding sequence ATGCTGGTGATGCGCCCCGCGCAAATGGCTGATCTGGGCGAGGTACAGCGTCTGGCTGCGGACAGCCCGATTGGTGTCACTTCCTTGCCGGATGACGTTGAACGCCTGAGCGACAAGATCGCCGCAAGCGAAGCCTCGTTCGCCGCTGAAGTGAGCTTCAACGGTGAAGAGAGCTATTTCTTCGTCCTCGAAGACACCGCCACCGGCAAACTGGTCGGCTGTTCGGCCATCGTTGCCTCGGCCGGCTATTCCGAGCCGTTCTACAGCTTTCGAAACGAAACGTTCGTGCACGCCTCCCGCGAGCTGAAGATTCACAACAAGATCCACGTGCTCTCCCAATGCCACGACCTGACCGGCAACAGTTTGCTGACCAGTTTCTACGTGCAGAGGGAGTTGGTGGGCACGCCTTGGGCGGAGCTCAACTCCCGTGGCCGTCTGTTGTTCGTGGCCAGCCACCCTGAGCGTTTTGCCGATTCCGTGGTGACCGAAATCGTCGGTTACAGCGACGAAAATGGCGATTCGCCGTTCTGGGATGCCATCGGTCGCAACTTCTTCGACCTCAACTACGCCGAAGCCGAGCGTCTGTGCGGTTTGAAGAGCCGCACGTTCCTTGCCGAGCTGATGCCGCATTACCCGATCTACGTGCCGTTGCTGCCGGATTCCGCTCAAGAGGCGATGGGCCAGGTGCACCCGCGGGCGCAAATCACTTTTGACATCCTGATGCGCGAAGGCTTCGAGACCGATCACTACATCGATATTTTCGATGGTGGCCCGACCCTGCATGCCCGCGTCTCGGGGATCCGTTCGATCGCCCAGAGCCGTGTAGTCCCGGTGAAAATCGGTGAGCCGGTCAAAGGTGCCGGTCGTCAGTATCTGGTGGCCAATGCCCAGTTGCAGGATTACCGCGCTGTATTGCTCGAGCTTGATTACGCGCCGGGCAAACCTGTGACCCTGGATCTTGAAGCGGCCGAAGCCTTGGGCGTTGGTGAAGGTGCCAGCGTGCGCCTGGTGGCGGTTTGA